The following DNA comes from Streptomyces pristinaespiralis.
GCGGTGCGCTGCTCGATGTAGGGCCGGGCCTCTGCGACGACGGCGGCGACGTCACGCAGCCAGGTGTCGTAGTCGACGCTAAGGGTCTGCGCGGTCGTTGCGGCCTGTGTGGTGTCGGCGTGGGCGGAGGCGACGGGCAGGGCCGCGACGAAGGTCAGGGCGGCGGCGGTCGCGGTGGCGCGGACCGTCCAGATGCGTGCATGCATGGGGGGTTCTCCTGGGTGTCGAGGCAGCTCAGGGAGCCCGTTCGGCCCGGGTCGGACGAACGGGTTGACATGCTCGCGCTTAATGATGGACGGCAGACGACATTCTTACTACCGGTCGGTAGCGTCTTTTGTGTCGGCCTCGAGAGACGTGGTCAGGCCACCGGGCGGATCCGGTCGCCGGTCTTCTCACGGAGTGCGGCTTCCAGCCGGTCACGGGCCTCGGTCTGGACGGCAATCCGTTCGTTGAGGATCGCCAGTCGTTCCAGCGCGACGCGCAGGCCCTTCCCCGAGGGCGGTGCGGCAGCCACATCGCCGTCCAGGCAGGGCAGGAACACGCGCACGTCGTCCAGAGTGAGCCCGGCGGCCAGCAGGTAGCGGATGTTGCGGACCCGCACCGCCGCCTGCTCGTCGTAGACGCGGTAGCCGTTGGGGGCGCGTTCGGAGGAGATCAGTCCGGCCTGTTCGTAGTGCCGCAGTGCACGAGCGGTCGTCCCCACCGCCCTGGCCAGCTCACCGATCCGCACCCGTCCCACCTCCCGGGCCACTCTACGGCGCCCCACAGCAGTCGTGCGCGTGATCCACCGCCTCTGCCCGTGCCCCGACGGATTGCCGCCGGGGGCACTGCGTGTGCGGAGCGGTCACGCCACGACCGCTCCGCCGTCGACCGGGAGTACCACTCCGGTGACGAACGATGCCGCCGGTGCGGCAAGCTGCGTGATCGCCCAGGCAACCTCCTCGGGGCGGCCGATCCGGGCCATCGGGGTGTGCGCGAGTTGCCACTCCCGAACCGCGGCCGTCTGGCCGGGCG
Coding sequences within:
- a CDS encoding MerR family transcriptional regulator, with the translated sequence MRIGELARAVGTTARALRHYEQAGLISSERAPNGYRVYDEQAAVRVRNIRYLLAAGLTLDDVRVFLPCLDGDVAAAPPSGKGLRVALERLAILNERIAVQTEARDRLEAALREKTGDRIRPVA